A stretch of the Bos indicus isolate NIAB-ARS_2022 breed Sahiwal x Tharparkar chromosome 13, NIAB-ARS_B.indTharparkar_mat_pri_1.0, whole genome shotgun sequence genome encodes the following:
- the MEIG1 gene encoding meiosis expressed gene 1 protein homolog isoform X1: MAERGLPLRAGPKEILSKKTCVAMANSDVKPKSISRAKKWSEEIENLYRFQQAGYRDEIEYKQVKQVSMVDRWPETGYVKKLQRRDNTFYYYNKQRECDDKEVHKVKIYAY; encoded by the exons ATGGCTGAGCGAGGGTTACCCCTGCGAGCAGGACCCAAGG AAATACTTAGTAAGAAGACCTGTGTAGCCATGGCTAATTCTGACGTGAAACCAAAATCAATAAGTCGTGCCAAAAAATGGTCAGAAGAGATAGAAAATCTGTACAGATTTCAACAAGCAGGATATCGAGATGAAATTGAATATAAACAAGTGAAGCAAGTTTCTATG GTAGATCGTTGGCCAGAGACAGGATATGTGAAGAAGCTTCAGAGAAGGGACAATACTTTCTATTACTACAACAAACAGAGGGAGTGCGATGACAAGGAAGTCCACAAAGTGAAAATTTATGCTTACTAG
- the MEIG1 gene encoding meiosis expressed gene 1 protein homolog isoform X2: MANSDVKPKSISRAKKWSEEIENLYRFQQAGYRDEIEYKQVKQVSMVDRWPETGYVKKLQRRDNTFYYYNKQRECDDKEVHKVKIYAY; this comes from the exons ATGGCTAATTCTGACGTGAAACCAAAATCAATAAGTCGTGCCAAAAAATGGTCAGAAGAGATAGAAAATCTGTACAGATTTCAACAAGCAGGATATCGAGATGAAATTGAATATAAACAAGTGAAGCAAGTTTCTATG GTAGATCGTTGGCCAGAGACAGGATATGTGAAGAAGCTTCAGAGAAGGGACAATACTTTCTATTACTACAACAAACAGAGGGAGTGCGATGACAAGGAAGTCCACAAAGTGAAAATTTATGCTTACTAG